Proteins found in one Amycolatopsis umgeniensis genomic segment:
- a CDS encoding ArsR/SmtB family transcription factor, producing MADREVREVHDSKVLAAMSHPLRRRLLDVLRLDGPCTASVLAERTGQAVGNVSHHLKVLAASDLVEEAPELARDRRERWWRRVGYAVSWSPSDFPDDPVAAAAESLALERQVSMARQWFAERETYPEEWHRAAFVTDSWMKLSVAEMAEIEGRIQALVREYSDREQPDDGQERRPVFFATRAVPARP from the coding sequence ATGGCCGACCGTGAAGTGCGTGAAGTCCACGATTCGAAGGTGCTCGCCGCGATGTCCCATCCGCTGCGCCGCCGCCTGCTCGACGTCCTCCGCCTCGACGGCCCGTGCACGGCGTCCGTACTCGCCGAGCGGACCGGGCAGGCGGTCGGGAACGTCAGCCACCACCTGAAGGTGCTGGCGGCCAGCGACCTCGTCGAGGAAGCGCCGGAACTCGCCCGAGACCGGCGCGAGCGCTGGTGGCGTCGCGTCGGGTACGCGGTTTCCTGGTCGCCGTCGGACTTCCCCGACGACCCGGTCGCGGCCGCCGCCGAATCCCTCGCCCTCGAACGCCAGGTTTCCATGGCGCGCCAATGGTTCGCCGAACGCGAGACCTACCCCGAGGAGTGGCATCGGGCCGCTTTCGTCACCGACAGCTGGATGAAGCTCTCGGTCGCGGAAATGGCCGAAATCGAGGGCCGGATCCAGGCGCTGGTCCGGGAGTACAGCGACCGGGAACAGCCGGACGACGGCCAGGAACGCAGGCCGGTGTTCTTCGCCACCCGAGCCGTCCCGGCCCGGCCGTGA
- a CDS encoding DUF3263 domain-containing protein — MDAAESMAEPDQPSPSETVNGLSERELDMLAFERQWWKYAGAKEQAIRERFSMSSTRYYQLLNRLLEKTEAMQADPMLVKRLRKTRAARQRNRAARRLGIDLS, encoded by the coding sequence ATGGACGCCGCGGAGTCGATGGCCGAGCCCGACCAGCCGTCCCCGTCGGAGACCGTGAACGGCCTCAGCGAGCGCGAGCTCGACATGCTCGCTTTCGAACGTCAGTGGTGGAAGTACGCCGGCGCGAAGGAACAGGCGATCCGTGAACGCTTCTCGATGTCGTCGACGCGTTATTACCAGCTGCTGAACCGGCTGCTCGAGAAGACCGAAGCCATGCAGGCCGATCCGATGCTGGTGAAGCGCCTGCGGAAGACGCGAGCGGCCCGGCAGCGCAATCGCGCGGCCCGGCGACTGGGGATCGATCTCTCATGA
- a CDS encoding phosphatidylserine decarboxylase, with protein MSGNRPESTGNPLAHAVKLARETVPPMHPAGRPFVFGGLAATLVLRRFSKRLGVVGALATAATAAFFREPKRVPPAQSGLAVASADGLVSLIEEAVPPPELGLSAEPRMRVSVFLSVFDVHVQRIPASGVIERVAYRPGKFLSADLDKASEDNERNSVLMRTEDGHELVVVQIAGLVARRILCEIREGDKVGVGSTYGIIRFGSRVDLYLPPGSKVLVSKGQRTIGGETPIAELPSAPHSEG; from the coding sequence ATGAGCGGCAACCGGCCGGAATCCACTGGTAACCCACTCGCGCACGCCGTGAAGCTGGCCCGCGAGACCGTTCCGCCGATGCACCCGGCCGGCAGGCCGTTCGTGTTCGGCGGTCTCGCCGCGACGCTGGTGCTGCGGAGGTTCTCCAAGCGCCTCGGCGTCGTCGGCGCGCTCGCGACGGCCGCCACGGCAGCGTTCTTCCGTGAGCCCAAGCGTGTCCCGCCCGCCCAGTCCGGCCTCGCGGTCGCGTCGGCGGACGGTCTGGTCTCGCTGATCGAGGAGGCCGTGCCGCCGCCCGAGCTGGGGCTGTCCGCCGAACCGCGGATGCGGGTGAGCGTGTTCCTGTCGGTGTTCGACGTGCACGTCCAGCGGATCCCGGCGTCGGGTGTGATCGAGCGGGTCGCGTACCGGCCCGGCAAGTTCCTGTCCGCGGACCTGGACAAGGCGAGCGAGGACAACGAGCGCAACTCCGTGCTCATGCGCACCGAAGACGGCCACGAGCTCGTCGTGGTGCAGATCGCCGGCCTGGTGGCGCGGCGCATCCTCTGCGAAATCCGCGAGGGCGACAAGGTCGGCGTCGGCTCGACGTACGGCATCATCCGCTTCGGCTCGCGAGTCGACCTGTACCTGCCTCCGGGCAGCAAGGTCCTCGTCTCGAAGGGCCAGCGCACGATCGGCGGCGAGACCCCGATCGCCGAGCTGCCCTCGGCGCCGCACTCGGAAGGCTGA
- a CDS encoding LytR C-terminal domain-containing protein, with protein sequence MSLFSGLSRPMKAAGLALVGVAVIAAVIGAITLTSGGGDSDTATPPGTTPTTSDGATPPSSTGSPPASSPPASTAPPSSPPASSAPPASQPGQTGQPGPSQPGGDQQASHKWVTVRVYNNSLIQGLAEQAAKDFRASGWNVSEVKGYPGKLPETVAYYRPGTDEEAAAKALALEFGFRAEPRFAEIQHIGPGVIVIVTKDYKVNDKSGS encoded by the coding sequence ATGAGTCTGTTTTCGGGCCTGTCCCGGCCGATGAAGGCCGCCGGACTGGCCTTGGTCGGTGTCGCCGTGATCGCCGCCGTGATCGGCGCGATCACCCTGACCAGCGGCGGCGGTGACTCGGATACGGCCACGCCGCCCGGCACCACGCCCACGACCTCGGACGGCGCGACACCGCCGTCGTCGACGGGCTCGCCTCCGGCCAGCTCACCGCCCGCCTCGACGGCGCCGCCGTCGAGCCCGCCCGCGAGTTCCGCGCCGCCGGCCAGCCAGCCGGGGCAGACAGGCCAGCCCGGGCCGAGCCAGCCAGGTGGCGATCAGCAGGCGTCGCACAAGTGGGTGACAGTGCGCGTCTACAACAACAGCCTGATCCAGGGCCTCGCCGAGCAGGCCGCGAAGGACTTCCGCGCTTCCGGCTGGAACGTCTCCGAGGTCAAGGGCTATCCGGGCAAGCTCCCCGAGACGGTGGCCTACTACCGGCCGGGCACCGACGAGGAAGCGGCCGCGAAGGCGTTGGCCCTCGAGTTCGGATTCCGCGCCGAGCCGCGGTTCGCGGAAATCCAGCACATCGGCCCGGGCGTGATCGTGATCGTCACCAAGGACTACAAGGTCAACGACAAAAGCGGTTCCTAG
- a CDS encoding GlsB/YeaQ/YmgE family stress response membrane protein: MGFFSWIVFGAIAGWLANVVVGGPDRRSGCLFSILIGVLGAALGGFIYRLATGTERSFEFDFPSFGVAILGSIVLLALLRLVRGSGRRDSRPPYRR, translated from the coding sequence ATGGGTTTCTTCTCGTGGATCGTGTTCGGCGCCATCGCCGGGTGGCTGGCCAACGTCGTGGTCGGCGGCCCCGACCGGCGGAGTGGCTGCCTGTTCAGCATCCTGATCGGCGTGCTCGGCGCGGCGCTCGGTGGTTTCATCTACCGCCTGGCGACGGGTACCGAACGGTCCTTCGAGTTCGACTTCCCCAGCTTCGGCGTCGCCATTCTCGGCTCGATCGTGCTGCTCGCCCTGCTGCGGCTGGTGCGCGGTTCCGGGCGGCGCGACTCGCGGCCGCCGTATCGCCGGTGA
- a CDS encoding LysE family translocator encodes MPNLPAFIPAAFLIAMVPGPATVMLIKQSAKGSRRNAFATIAGIEAGIAFWGLAAVFGLTALLLASQIAYDVLRVAGAVFLIYLGVKALFFAKPSDDAEPAGRGFRSGFLINVSNPKAGVFAISFLPQFVPAGAGPWPLLLCVAVWIAVDIVWFSSLALLVTRLGGWLRRDRVKRWLERTSGGVLVGFGVTVALEG; translated from the coding sequence ATGCCGAACCTGCCGGCGTTCATCCCCGCCGCCTTCCTCATCGCGATGGTCCCCGGCCCGGCGACGGTGATGCTGATCAAGCAGTCGGCGAAGGGCTCGCGCCGGAACGCGTTCGCCACCATCGCGGGGATCGAGGCGGGCATCGCGTTCTGGGGCCTCGCGGCGGTGTTCGGCCTCACCGCGCTGCTGCTCGCCTCACAGATCGCCTACGACGTCCTGCGCGTGGCGGGCGCCGTCTTCCTGATCTACCTCGGCGTCAAGGCGCTGTTCTTCGCCAAGCCCTCCGACGACGCCGAACCCGCCGGCCGCGGCTTCCGTTCCGGCTTCCTGATCAACGTGAGCAATCCGAAGGCGGGCGTGTTCGCCATCTCGTTCCTCCCGCAGTTCGTGCCCGCCGGCGCCGGGCCGTGGCCGCTGCTGCTGTGCGTCGCGGTGTGGATCGCCGTCGACATCGTCTGGTTCTCGTCGCTCGCCCTGCTGGTCACGCGCCTGGGCGGGTGGTTGCGCCGCGATCGCGTCAAACGGTGGCTGGAGCGTACGTCCGGCGGCGTTCTGGTCGGCTTCGGAGTGACCGTCGCCTTGGAGGGTTGA
- a CDS encoding peptide deformylase has translation MTVHPIVIAGEPVLHNPTREITEFDDKLRTLIDDMFETMYAAEGVGLAANQIGLDQRVFVYDCPDDEGTRHKGVVVNPKLETSEIPETMPDPDDDWEGCLSAPGESYPTGRASWAKVTGFDADGNPIEVEGTGYLARCLQHETDHLDGFIYLDRLVGRHARAAKKMLKANQWGVPGNSWLPNPDHDPADD, from the coding sequence GTGACCGTCCATCCCATCGTGATCGCCGGCGAGCCCGTGCTGCACAACCCGACTCGGGAGATCACCGAGTTCGACGACAAGCTGCGCACGCTCATCGACGACATGTTCGAGACCATGTACGCCGCCGAAGGGGTCGGCCTCGCGGCCAACCAGATCGGCCTCGACCAGCGCGTGTTCGTCTACGACTGCCCTGACGACGAGGGCACTCGTCACAAGGGCGTCGTGGTGAACCCGAAGCTCGAGACCTCGGAGATCCCGGAGACGATGCCGGACCCGGACGACGACTGGGAGGGCTGCCTGTCCGCCCCCGGTGAGTCGTACCCGACAGGCCGCGCTTCGTGGGCGAAGGTCACCGGCTTCGACGCCGACGGCAATCCGATCGAGGTCGAGGGCACCGGGTACCTCGCGCGCTGCCTTCAGCACGAGACCGACCACCTGGACGGCTTCATCTACCTCGACCGACTTGTCGGGCGCCACGCCCGGGCGGCGAAGAAGATGCTCAAGGCGAACCAGTGGGGTGTTCCGGGCAACTCATGGCTCCCCAACCCCGACCACGACCCCGCCGACGACTGA
- the pssA gene encoding CDP-diacylglycerol--serine O-phosphatidyltransferase, translated as MVRVTTPGVRLLPNAITVLALCAGLSSVQFALIGNYPMAIASIGIAAVLDSLDGRIARLLDATSKMGQELDSLSDGISFGVAPALVLYVWHAEGERIGWVASLIFAVCMILRLARFNTLIEDTEQPPYAGEFFVGVPAPAGGLLAMLPLILELQFGQGWWSHQYTVWVWTIAVAALLISRIPTLSLKTVKAPAKAIAPLLVGVGLLAAAIIQFPLVALAIALVLYLAHIPYSVYRQRWLANHPEAWMAPPRERRAIRRSSSRRRLGLRPPLRRVVAGAAQRVRLQRGEQHVARAPRTLTNDKDRDGSRGPRRRSWRRIGLRKR; from the coding sequence ATGGTCCGCGTGACCACTCCCGGCGTGCGGCTGCTGCCGAACGCCATCACGGTGCTCGCCCTGTGCGCCGGTCTGTCGTCGGTGCAGTTCGCGCTGATCGGCAACTATCCGATGGCGATCGCGTCGATCGGGATCGCCGCGGTGCTCGACAGCCTCGACGGCCGGATCGCGCGGCTGCTGGACGCGACGTCGAAAATGGGCCAAGAGCTCGACTCGCTGTCCGACGGCATCTCGTTCGGTGTCGCGCCCGCGCTGGTGCTGTACGTCTGGCACGCCGAGGGTGAGCGGATCGGCTGGGTGGCGTCGCTGATCTTCGCGGTCTGCATGATCCTGCGGCTGGCGCGGTTCAACACGCTGATCGAGGACACCGAGCAGCCGCCGTACGCGGGCGAGTTCTTCGTCGGCGTGCCCGCGCCCGCCGGTGGCCTGCTGGCGATGCTGCCGCTGATCCTGGAGCTGCAGTTCGGGCAGGGCTGGTGGTCGCATCAGTACACGGTGTGGGTGTGGACGATCGCCGTCGCCGCGCTGCTGATCAGCCGGATCCCGACGCTTTCGCTGAAGACGGTGAAGGCGCCGGCGAAGGCTATCGCGCCGCTGCTGGTCGGGGTGGGTCTGCTGGCCGCCGCGATCATCCAGTTCCCGCTGGTGGCGCTGGCGATCGCGCTGGTGCTGTACCTGGCGCACATCCCGTACTCGGTGTACCGGCAGCGCTGGCTCGCCAACCATCCGGAGGCGTGGATGGCGCCGCCGCGGGAACGGCGCGCGATCCGGCGTTCGTCGAGCCGCCGCCGGCTGGGCCTGCGCCCGCCGCTGCGGCGCGTGGTGGCCGGTGCCGCCCAGCGCGTCCGGCTGCAGCGAGGCGAACAGCACGTCGCGCGCGCCCCGCGCACCCTCACCAATGACAAGGACCGCGACGGCAGCCGAGGCCCCCGACGCCGCTCATGGCGGCGGATCGGCCTGCGGAAACGCTGA
- a CDS encoding glycoside hydrolase family 15 protein: MRKLMLPALAGVLIAGLVPAVAEAQGRETRGGEAPGAPGAHPSWLPANKTGFGTARDRASNVWFTLQGGRMSEVYYPDLSTPSVRSLDLVVTDGKSFATVDSSAKSQQVRRTDGLTYEQTITDDQRRWKLRKTYVTDTARASVLIDVDFVSLTGRPYQVYAVADPDLTNEGSDDSARSNGTNAVASDTKTSAALAAEPAFSRTSVGYSGSSDGITQLTKSFKLKDYASAAKGNVLLTGQTSADGVRSRDFTLSLGMGAKDSEALTNAKSSLRRGFADAARAYDRGWKQYLRQVKDVPSSLKTEQERDLYQASVLMLAASEDKIHQGALIASPSMPWRFGNNDPEWSPSGTYHLVWPRDLYQIATGLLAAGDRDAANRSVDYMFGTQQLPDGHLPQNSHVDGTPYWTSIQLDETALPIVLAQQLGRTDAKTWRGVRKAAEFLVSYKADNGHASPYSQQERWEEQDGYSPSTIAAVIAGLVCAADLAKANGAAADAKRYLDTADAFKAKLAQWTVTTNGPLSKDPYFVRLTKDGNANNGTKYNLGNSSVTMDQRAVTDAGFLELVRLGIYRADDPVIRNSIDVTDADIAFTTPTGQFWHRYTKDGYGEKADGSPWDYTFPAESRTTFGRLWPLLAGERGEYDLAAGDRRTAAKRLRDLGRVSSSGDTMPEQVWDENAPSGQTGFPAGTPTASATPLAWTHAQYLRLAWSVEAGKVIEQPRVVRCHFLGC; this comes from the coding sequence ATGCGAAAACTCATGCTCCCGGCACTGGCAGGCGTGCTGATCGCGGGCCTGGTCCCAGCGGTCGCCGAAGCCCAGGGCAGGGAAACACGGGGCGGTGAGGCGCCCGGTGCGCCCGGCGCCCATCCGAGCTGGCTCCCGGCGAACAAGACCGGCTTCGGCACCGCCCGCGATCGGGCGAGCAACGTCTGGTTCACCCTCCAGGGCGGCCGGATGTCCGAGGTCTACTACCCGGATCTGTCCACGCCGAGCGTGCGCTCGCTCGACCTCGTCGTCACCGACGGGAAGAGCTTCGCCACCGTCGATTCGTCGGCGAAGTCCCAGCAGGTGCGCCGCACCGACGGCCTCACCTACGAGCAGACCATCACCGACGACCAGCGCCGCTGGAAGCTCCGCAAGACCTACGTCACCGACACGGCACGCGCGAGTGTGCTGATCGACGTCGACTTCGTTTCGCTGACCGGACGCCCGTACCAGGTGTACGCGGTCGCTGATCCCGATCTCACCAACGAAGGCTCCGACGACTCCGCGCGCTCGAACGGGACGAACGCTGTCGCGTCCGACACGAAGACCTCGGCCGCGCTGGCCGCGGAACCGGCGTTCTCGCGGACGTCCGTGGGGTACTCGGGTTCCTCCGACGGCATCACCCAGCTGACGAAGTCCTTCAAGCTCAAGGACTACGCGAGCGCGGCGAAGGGCAACGTGCTGCTCACCGGGCAGACGTCCGCCGACGGTGTCCGCTCGCGGGACTTCACGCTTTCACTCGGTATGGGCGCGAAGGATTCCGAGGCGCTCACCAACGCGAAATCCTCGCTACGGCGCGGATTCGCCGACGCCGCCCGCGCGTACGACCGCGGCTGGAAGCAGTACCTCCGCCAGGTGAAGGACGTCCCGTCGTCCCTCAAGACCGAGCAGGAGCGGGATCTCTACCAGGCGTCCGTGCTGATGCTCGCGGCGAGCGAGGACAAGATCCACCAGGGGGCGCTCATCGCGTCGCCGAGCATGCCTTGGCGGTTCGGGAACAACGACCCGGAATGGTCGCCCTCGGGCACGTATCACCTGGTCTGGCCCCGTGACCTCTACCAGATCGCGACCGGCCTGCTCGCCGCGGGCGACCGCGACGCCGCCAACCGGTCGGTCGACTACATGTTCGGCACGCAGCAGCTGCCGGACGGGCATCTGCCGCAGAACAGCCACGTCGACGGCACGCCGTACTGGACGTCCATCCAGCTCGACGAGACCGCGCTGCCGATCGTGCTCGCGCAGCAACTCGGCCGTACCGACGCCAAAACCTGGCGGGGCGTGCGCAAGGCGGCGGAATTCCTGGTGTCCTACAAGGCGGACAACGGGCACGCTTCGCCGTACAGCCAGCAGGAGCGCTGGGAAGAGCAGGACGGTTACTCGCCCTCGACGATCGCCGCGGTGATCGCCGGACTGGTCTGCGCGGCGGATCTCGCCAAGGCGAACGGCGCCGCCGCCGACGCGAAGCGCTACCTCGACACCGCCGACGCTTTCAAGGCGAAACTCGCCCAGTGGACGGTGACCACGAACGGCCCGCTGTCGAAGGACCCGTACTTCGTCCGGCTGACCAAGGACGGCAACGCGAACAACGGCACGAAGTACAACCTCGGCAACTCCAGCGTGACGATGGACCAGCGTGCCGTGACCGACGCGGGCTTCCTCGAACTGGTGAGGCTGGGGATCTACCGGGCCGATGATCCGGTGATCCGCAACAGCATCGACGTCACCGACGCCGACATCGCTTTCACCACCCCGACCGGTCAGTTCTGGCACCGGTACACGAAAGACGGATACGGCGAGAAGGCCGACGGGTCACCCTGGGACTACACGTTCCCGGCCGAAAGCCGGACCACTTTCGGGCGGCTCTGGCCCCTCCTCGCGGGTGAGCGCGGCGAGTACGATCTCGCCGCCGGTGACCGGAGGACGGCCGCGAAGCGCCTTCGTGACCTTGGCCGCGTCAGCAGCTCCGGCGACACCATGCCGGAGCAGGTCTGGGACGAAAACGCGCCTTCGGGCCAGACGGGCTTCCCGGCGGGCACTCCGACGGCGTCCGCGACACCGCTGGCCTGGACGCACGCCCAGTACCTCCGGCTCGCCTGGTCGGTGGAGGCCGGGAAGGTGATCGAGCAACCGCGGGTGGTGCGCTGCCACTTCCTGGGGTGCTGA
- a CDS encoding AAA family ATPase translates to MSAPQITLTVRHTPSALDSRRGVVRLHPEVLDALGLMAWDAVRLTGARVSSALAAPSEAEGIPGVILLDDVTMSNLGVTEGSEVVVAPAEVSAAKTVTVSGSRMASVSLSPHTLRLALIGKVLTVGDAVSLLPQDLAPAPGSDVSAVRGQLSRAIGMTWTNELLTVTATEPSGPVAVGPSTVVSWRDGARTGEAAPAAAPARAGTTLVRSTPSTPHEDFIDAEIVEDEQLEEIAEESVPPLSDLAGSESAARKLAEWFDLAFHRPELLAKLGTSAHLGVLLSGPEGVGKATLVRAVAQAEKVRVVSLAAPNIAVLDPNVAAARLREAIEQATRDEDPAVLLITDIDALLPASQPPPLATVVLDDLRKALRSKGFAVIATTGRAESTDPRLRAADLLDRELGLPLPDAKTRTELLRVLLRDAPLESGVDVGPIAERTPGFVAADLIALRRDAALRAALRQRDVEEPRISQQDLLDALTTVRPISMSTSDNLATGGLTLDDVGNMTDVKQSLTEAVLWPLRYPDSFARLGVDPPRGVLLYGPPGGGKTFLVRALAGTGALNVFAVKGAELMDKWVGESERAVRELFRRAAEAAPSLIFLDEIDALAPRRGQSSDSGVSDRVVAALLTELDGVEPMREVVVLGATNRPELVDPALLRPGRLERRVYVPPPDAHAREAILAASAKNTPLASDVDLAAYATTLDGYSAADCAALIREAALTAMRESLAAKEVTAAHLAKAAEAVRPSLDPAQLAALEAYAQNQK, encoded by the coding sequence GTGAGCGCACCCCAGATCACGCTGACCGTCCGGCACACTCCGTCCGCCCTGGACTCCCGCCGCGGCGTCGTCCGGCTGCACCCCGAAGTCCTCGACGCGCTCGGCCTGATGGCCTGGGACGCCGTCCGCCTCACCGGCGCGCGGGTCAGTTCCGCGCTGGCCGCCCCGTCGGAGGCGGAGGGGATCCCGGGCGTGATCCTCCTCGACGACGTCACGATGTCGAACCTCGGCGTGACCGAGGGCTCGGAGGTGGTCGTCGCGCCGGCGGAGGTGTCGGCGGCGAAGACGGTCACCGTGTCGGGTTCGCGGATGGCCAGCGTGTCGCTCTCCCCGCACACCCTGCGGCTCGCCCTGATCGGCAAGGTGCTGACCGTCGGCGACGCGGTTTCCCTGCTCCCCCAGGATCTCGCGCCCGCGCCGGGCTCCGACGTCTCCGCGGTCCGCGGCCAGCTTTCCCGCGCCATCGGCATGACGTGGACGAACGAGTTGCTCACCGTCACCGCCACCGAACCGTCGGGGCCGGTCGCCGTCGGACCGTCCACAGTGGTCAGCTGGCGCGACGGCGCCCGCACCGGCGAGGCCGCGCCCGCCGCCGCCCCGGCCCGCGCCGGGACGACCTTGGTGCGCAGCACACCCTCGACTCCGCACGAGGATTTCATCGACGCCGAGATCGTCGAAGACGAACAACTCGAAGAAATCGCCGAGGAATCCGTGCCTCCCCTGTCGGATCTCGCCGGATCCGAATCGGCCGCGCGCAAGCTCGCCGAATGGTTCGACCTGGCCTTCCACCGCCCGGAGCTGCTGGCCAAACTGGGGACGTCGGCGCATCTCGGTGTCCTGCTGTCCGGCCCGGAAGGCGTCGGGAAGGCGACGCTGGTCCGCGCCGTGGCGCAGGCCGAGAAGGTGCGAGTGGTCTCGCTCGCGGCGCCGAACATCGCCGTCCTCGATCCGAACGTGGCCGCCGCGCGGCTGCGTGAGGCGATCGAGCAGGCCACGCGCGACGAAGACCCCGCCGTCCTGCTGATCACCGACATCGACGCGTTGCTGCCCGCGTCGCAGCCGCCTCCGCTCGCGACGGTCGTCCTCGACGACCTGCGCAAGGCCTTGCGCAGCAAGGGTTTCGCGGTCATCGCCACCACCGGGCGGGCCGAGTCCACCGATCCGAGGCTGCGCGCCGCCGACCTGCTCGACCGCGAACTCGGCCTGCCACTCCCGGACGCCAAGACCCGCACGGAACTGCTGCGCGTGCTCCTGCGCGACGCCCCGCTGGAGTCGGGCGTCGACGTCGGCCCGATCGCCGAGCGCACCCCCGGTTTCGTGGCCGCCGACCTCATCGCGCTCCGCCGTGACGCCGCCCTCCGCGCCGCGCTGCGGCAGCGCGACGTCGAGGAGCCGCGGATCTCCCAGCAGGATCTGCTCGACGCGCTGACCACCGTCCGCCCCATTTCGATGTCCACTTCGGACAATCTGGCCACCGGCGGGCTCACCCTCGACGACGTCGGCAACATGACCGACGTCAAGCAGTCGCTCACCGAGGCGGTGCTGTGGCCGCTGCGCTACCCCGATTCGTTCGCCCGCCTCGGCGTCGATCCGCCGCGCGGCGTGCTCCTGTACGGGCCTCCCGGTGGCGGCAAGACATTCCTGGTGCGCGCGCTCGCAGGCACCGGCGCGCTGAACGTTTTCGCGGTCAAGGGCGCCGAACTGATGGACAAATGGGTCGGCGAGTCCGAACGCGCGGTGCGGGAACTCTTCCGCCGCGCCGCCGAGGCCGCGCCGTCGCTGATCTTCCTCGACGAGATCGACGCGCTCGCCCCGCGCCGCGGTCAGTCTTCGGACTCGGGCGTGTCGGACAGGGTCGTCGCGGCCCTGCTGACCGAATTGGACGGTGTCGAGCCGATGCGCGAGGTCGTCGTCCTCGGCGCGACGAACCGGCCGGAACTGGTCGACCCGGCCCTGCTGCGGCCGGGACGGCTGGAGCGCCGCGTCTACGTCCCGCCGCCGGACGCGCACGCGCGTGAGGCGATCCTGGCCGCCAGCGCGAAGAACACGCCGCTCGCGTCCGATGTGGACCTGGCGGCGTACGCGACCACTTTGGACGGTTACTCCGCGGCGGACTGCGCGGCGCTGATCAGGGAAGCGGCGCTGACCGCGATGCGGGAGTCGCTGGCGGCCAAGGAGGTCACCGCCGCACATCTGGCGAAGGCCGCCGAAGCGGTGCGGCCTTCGCTCGACCCGGCCCAGCTGGCGGCCTTGGAGGCCTACGCCCAGAACCAGAAATGA